The following are encoded together in the Phyllobacterium zundukense genome:
- a CDS encoding carbohydrate ABC transporter permease, which produces MAAVIGYPLFDTIRLSLSDARLIGSTGNFVGLDNFTKLLSRPDFLQALSTTAIFTVVSVSAEIVLGVLTALLLQQRFYGRALLRALMILPWALPTVVNAMLWRLIYNPEYGALNAALTQVGLLGSYQSWLGQPDSAIWAIIVADVWKNFSLVALISLAALQAVPKDIQAAALIDGAGIIRRFRYVTLPYLAGPLMVAVVLRTIEAFKVFDIVWVLTRGGPANSTRTLSLLVYQEAFAFQRAGSGASLALIVTLIITLLAVFYARLIRRTEEMK; this is translated from the coding sequence ATGGCGGCTGTCATCGGTTACCCGCTATTTGACACCATTCGGCTGTCCCTGAGTGATGCTCGTCTGATCGGCAGTACCGGCAATTTCGTGGGGCTAGACAACTTCACCAAGCTCCTGTCGCGCCCCGACTTTCTCCAGGCCCTCTCAACCACAGCAATTTTCACCGTGGTCTCCGTCAGCGCCGAGATTGTTCTGGGGGTGCTGACCGCGCTCTTGCTGCAGCAGCGCTTTTATGGTCGAGCGCTGTTGCGGGCGCTGATGATCCTGCCCTGGGCATTGCCAACGGTCGTCAACGCAATGTTGTGGCGGCTGATCTATAATCCGGAATATGGCGCGTTGAATGCGGCTTTGACGCAAGTCGGACTACTGGGAAGCTACCAATCGTGGCTCGGCCAGCCGGACTCGGCCATCTGGGCGATCATCGTGGCCGATGTCTGGAAGAATTTCTCGCTCGTCGCCCTGATTTCTCTCGCAGCACTCCAGGCTGTTCCTAAGGACATACAAGCGGCCGCCCTGATCGATGGGGCAGGCATCATTCGGCGCTTCCGTTACGTTACGCTGCCTTATCTCGCCGGGCCTCTGATGGTTGCGGTTGTACTGCGCACGATCGAGGCATTCAAGGTGTTCGACATCGTCTGGGTTCTGACCCGCGGTGGGCCAGCCAATTCGACGCGAACGTTGTCGCTCCTGGTCTATCAGGAAGCCTTTGCCTTCCAGCGTGCCGGATCGGGCGCATCCCTCGCTCTTATCGTGACGTTGATCATCACGCTGCTTGCCGTGTTCTATGCCCGCCTGATCCGGCGCACCGAGGAGATGAAGTAA
- a CDS encoding Gfo/Idh/MocA family protein: MTKDKLKLGVVGCGRIAQAAHFPAVQKAKNVELAAVFDPSALLAKGAGLQLGVPAYTEQQEFLNAGFDAVLIAIPDRFHVPVSIAALQAGKHVLVEKPVAVTTAEAETLVRVLDTTGLQLQVGSMKRFDPGIARAQRVIEEGGSAGS, encoded by the coding sequence GTGACAAAAGACAAACTGAAACTTGGCGTAGTCGGCTGCGGGCGCATCGCTCAGGCGGCGCACTTTCCCGCCGTTCAGAAAGCGAAGAACGTCGAACTCGCCGCCGTGTTCGATCCGAGTGCGCTGTTGGCCAAAGGCGCAGGATTGCAGCTTGGCGTTCCTGCCTATACGGAGCAGCAGGAGTTTCTCAACGCCGGCTTCGATGCGGTGCTCATCGCCATTCCAGACCGGTTTCACGTGCCCGTATCGATTGCCGCACTTCAGGCCGGCAAACATGTTCTCGTCGAAAAGCCGGTCGCCGTGACTACGGCGGAAGCAGAAACCCTGGTCCGGGTCCTCGACACAACCGGTCTGCAGCTGCAGGTCGGCAGCATGAAGCGCTTCGATCCCGGTATTGCCCGCGCCCAGCGGGTGATTGAGGAGGGGGGATCGGCCGGATCCTGA
- a CDS encoding CopG family transcriptional regulator — MAVSPEKKQRLSVYLDPDLKRRLADFAERREQSASLIAEAAIASFLSPDVDERKEAAIVKRLDRIDRNLQRFERDLEITGETLALFVRFWLNTTVPLPEEALAAARAKGGERYDQFVAALGRRLSEGPKWSRELPPESLSER, encoded by the coding sequence ATGGCGGTAAGCCCGGAAAAGAAGCAGCGCCTGTCGGTATATCTGGATCCCGACTTGAAGCGCCGGCTTGCCGACTTTGCCGAGAGACGCGAGCAGTCGGCTTCGCTGATTGCGGAAGCTGCCATCGCATCGTTCCTCTCGCCAGACGTCGATGAGCGGAAGGAAGCCGCGATCGTCAAGCGGCTGGATCGGATCGACCGCAATCTTCAGCGCTTTGAGCGAGATCTTGAGATTACGGGTGAGACGTTGGCCCTGTTCGTCAGGTTCTGGCTGAACACAACGGTTCCCCTACCGGAAGAGGCACTGGCGGCGGCTCGGGCGAAAGGGGGTGAGCGCTATGACCAATTTGTCGCGGCTCTCGGTCGTCGACTGTCGGAGGGCCCGAAGTGGAGCAGGGAGCTACCTCCAGAGAGTTTGTCTGAAAGATAA
- a CDS encoding DeoR/GlpR family DNA-binding transcription regulator, with amino-acid sequence MTNASERRRLMVERARKTGYVPSKMIEDEFGVDSSTIRRDLARLEEDGLVIRTQGGFLPIETKESFDYPYEPRRQFRSSAKSRLGEYAASLVKDGQTVLVDSGSTTWHVANNLKSKENLTVITNDLQIALLLSECSNINLHVTGGVQVDTVYTLVGPNTVDYVSKIHVDVAFIGAEAVDAEFGVTNVNVIEVPVKQAMVRAADLAVLVADSSKFGKRSFARVCGIEELSEIVTDSRVGADQRKAFGKKLKIVEV; translated from the coding sequence ATGACTAACGCATCCGAGAGGCGACGCCTGATGGTCGAGCGTGCTCGTAAGACGGGGTATGTTCCCTCGAAGATGATCGAGGACGAATTCGGCGTCGACAGCTCAACGATCAGACGAGATCTTGCACGCCTCGAAGAGGATGGTCTCGTCATACGCACACAGGGCGGGTTCCTCCCAATTGAGACCAAGGAAAGCTTTGACTATCCCTATGAGCCCAGACGACAGTTTCGGTCATCTGCCAAAAGTCGCCTCGGGGAATATGCAGCCAGCCTGGTCAAGGATGGCCAGACCGTGTTGGTCGATAGTGGCTCGACCACGTGGCATGTGGCCAACAACCTAAAATCCAAGGAGAATCTGACCGTTATCACAAACGATCTCCAGATCGCGCTCTTGCTCTCCGAATGCAGCAACATCAATCTTCATGTGACAGGGGGCGTGCAAGTCGACACCGTGTACACGCTCGTAGGCCCTAACACCGTCGATTACGTCAGCAAGATCCACGTCGATGTCGCGTTTATCGGAGCGGAGGCCGTTGATGCGGAGTTTGGAGTGACGAACGTCAATGTTATCGAAGTTCCTGTAAAGCAGGCGATGGTCCGCGCGGCCGATTTGGCGGTCTTGGTCGCCGACAGTTCGAAGTTTGGAAAAAGATCCTTTGCCAGGGTCTGCGGGATCGAGGAACTTTCCGAGATTGTTACCGACAGTCGCGTTGGGGCGGACCAGCGCAAGGCATTTGGGAAAAAGCTCAAGATCGTCGAGGTTTGA
- a CDS encoding carbohydrate kinase family protein, with product MGSKSKAIAVIGNVQADLVLRPVAALPPPGEERFVDDVSFRPGGSGGVTGMVLAAAGAPVRVFGTLGKDPIGSVIRSMLAEVGVQTSDIREIDLPTSITVALEAAERERSFLTSRGHMDAFSKNDLADEALTAPITLLTGFFTTPALQADVPALAAEARGNGSIVLFDSGSDQFGWSDTVRETLFSVLKECDCFLPNEAELLALTGGGDVIDALARLRQHFDGALVVKMGAKGCFISASADSAPVEIRLNPVEAPDTTGAGDSFNAGFALGLSRGFDWVRSAHLGTALASEILRRPASRRYLSPEDLNKLEVSPGEVSRAIDGPKRGSSL from the coding sequence ATGGGGAGCAAGTCGAAGGCAATCGCTGTCATCGGCAATGTGCAGGCCGATCTTGTCCTCCGACCTGTGGCGGCGTTGCCTCCCCCCGGTGAGGAGAGATTTGTCGATGACGTCAGCTTCCGTCCTGGCGGAAGCGGCGGCGTCACCGGGATGGTGCTTGCTGCAGCTGGTGCACCGGTCCGGGTGTTCGGCACGCTCGGTAAGGATCCGATCGGCTCGGTAATCCGCTCGATGCTTGCGGAAGTCGGGGTGCAAACCTCGGACATCCGAGAGATCGATTTGCCGACGAGCATCACGGTCGCCCTTGAAGCGGCGGAAAGGGAACGCTCGTTCCTGACGTCGCGCGGACACATGGATGCGTTTTCGAAGAACGATCTTGCGGATGAGGCGCTAACTGCACCGATTACCTTGCTGACCGGTTTTTTCACGACGCCCGCTCTTCAGGCCGATGTGCCCGCACTTGCCGCTGAGGCGCGCGGCAATGGCAGCATCGTGCTGTTCGATTCAGGATCCGACCAGTTTGGCTGGTCAGATACGGTTCGCGAGACGCTCTTTTCAGTCCTCAAGGAATGCGATTGTTTCCTGCCGAATGAGGCAGAACTGCTGGCGCTGACTGGCGGCGGTGACGTGATCGATGCCCTGGCAAGACTGCGGCAGCACTTTGACGGGGCGCTTGTCGTGAAGATGGGAGCGAAAGGTTGTTTTATCTCGGCAAGCGCCGACAGCGCGCCTGTGGAGATCCGGCTCAATCCCGTGGAGGCGCCAGATACGACCGGCGCAGGCGATAGCTTCAACGCAGGGTTTGCGCTGGGGCTGTCGCGCGGGTTTGATTGGGTTAGGTCGGCACATCTTGGGACAGCGCTTGCTTCAGAGATTCTGAGGCGCCCGGCCTCGCGCCGTTATCTCTCGCCTGAGGATCTAAACAAACTTGAAGTCTCACCGGGCGAGGTTTCCAGGGCAATCGATGGACCAAAGCGCGGCTCAAGCCTGTAA
- a CDS encoding ABC transporter ATP-binding protein, with translation MGALEISQIKKAYGPLQVLKGVDIGLDDGGFLVLLGSSGCGKSTLLSIIAGLAEPTSGDVRLDGRSLVGIHPKDRDIAMVFQSYALYPNLSVARNIAFPLEMRNVPRADQEKSVAEVAKLLRIESLLERKPAQLSGGQRQRAAIGRALVRKPKLFLFDEPLSNLDARLRSEMRHEIKRLHGILGTTVVYVTHDQVEAMTLATQLVLMHDGQVEQQGHPSQIYDQPRTMRVADFVGSPPMNFISGKVKNGRFRSDTCPIEFDYNGPHTTSDIVIGIRPEAIGVATHGQTSGIEINASVNLVELTGPEQLISTRVGGQDLILTAPANIEARPGKAIRLSVAPQSLHFFQASNGNRL, from the coding sequence ATGGGAGCTCTAGAGATTAGTCAGATCAAGAAGGCGTACGGACCTCTTCAGGTTCTCAAGGGCGTTGATATTGGCCTTGATGACGGGGGGTTCCTGGTTCTCCTCGGATCATCCGGATGCGGTAAGTCAACTCTCCTGAGCATCATCGCGGGCCTGGCCGAGCCGACCTCTGGTGACGTGCGTTTGGATGGAAGGTCTCTCGTCGGAATCCACCCCAAGGACCGGGATATCGCGATGGTGTTCCAGTCCTATGCCCTGTATCCGAACCTGTCGGTCGCGCGCAACATCGCGTTCCCGCTGGAGATGCGCAATGTTCCAAGGGCGGATCAGGAAAAGTCCGTTGCTGAGGTGGCAAAGCTTCTTCGGATCGAAAGCTTGCTCGAACGTAAGCCCGCCCAGTTGTCGGGTGGGCAACGCCAACGCGCCGCCATTGGTCGCGCATTGGTGAGAAAGCCAAAGCTCTTCTTGTTCGACGAGCCACTGTCTAATCTGGACGCGCGCCTGAGATCCGAAATGCGTCATGAGATCAAACGGCTCCATGGCATCCTCGGAACCACGGTCGTCTATGTGACGCATGATCAGGTCGAAGCCATGACACTGGCGACGCAACTGGTCCTGATGCACGATGGCCAGGTGGAACAACAGGGCCACCCTTCGCAGATCTACGATCAGCCGAGAACGATGCGCGTCGCCGACTTCGTCGGATCGCCGCCGATGAATTTCATTTCCGGCAAGGTCAAGAACGGCCGCTTCCGCAGTGACACCTGCCCGATCGAGTTTGATTACAACGGTCCTCACACCACCTCGGACATCGTCATAGGCATCAGGCCCGAGGCTATCGGCGTCGCGACTCACGGCCAGACCTCCGGCATCGAAATCAACGCGAGTGTCAATCTGGTCGAACTAACCGGACCAGAGCAGCTCATCTCGACGCGTGTCGGGGGGCAGGACCTGATTCTGACAGCGCCGGCGAATATCGAGGCCAGACCCGGAAAGGCCATCCGGCTCAGCGTTGCGCCCCAGAGCCTGCACTTCTTCCAGGCGTCCAATGGAAATCGCTTGTAG
- a CDS encoding carbohydrate ABC transporter permease encodes MEYRSTTATFLTYVAAIIVFLIVLLPFVWLVIMSISPAETLTQKPLRWWPSAVDLTNYHQLLDYTGGKGRDFLSALFNSLRVSGLATLLALAVAIPAAWVVSRVKSMGWSLNVVVLLYMLPPVALAVPLYMVLARIGLLNSVFGLAAIYLAILAPFTTWLIKSGFDALPGEIESAASMDGARLDQTLRLISIPLIAPIISTAAIFALLLAWDEFFYALLFTSGVQAKTVTVAIAEISGGRETNYGVIAAAGVIAALPPVFIGLILQRALISGLTQGGVKG; translated from the coding sequence ATGGAGTATCGCTCGACAACAGCAACTTTCCTCACCTATGTCGCAGCGATCATCGTCTTCCTGATTGTCCTCTTGCCATTCGTCTGGCTGGTCATCATGAGCATTTCGCCGGCCGAAACTCTTACACAAAAACCGCTCCGGTGGTGGCCCTCTGCAGTGGATCTGACCAATTATCATCAACTGCTCGACTATACCGGCGGCAAGGGACGCGACTTCCTGTCCGCACTTTTCAACAGCCTTCGCGTCTCGGGCCTTGCCACCCTCTTGGCGCTCGCCGTGGCTATTCCCGCAGCTTGGGTAGTCTCGCGAGTAAAATCCATGGGTTGGTCTTTGAACGTCGTGGTGCTGCTCTACATGCTGCCACCCGTTGCGCTGGCCGTGCCCCTTTATATGGTGCTTGCCCGCATCGGCCTTCTTAACTCGGTCTTTGGGCTTGCAGCGATTTACCTCGCGATCCTCGCCCCCTTCACGACATGGTTGATCAAGTCTGGCTTCGACGCCCTTCCCGGTGAGATCGAGAGTGCTGCGTCCATGGACGGCGCCCGGCTCGACCAGACGCTGCGACTGATCAGCATTCCTCTGATCGCGCCCATCATCTCGACCGCTGCGATATTCGCGCTGCTGCTGGCGTGGGACGAGTTCTTCTATGCATTGCTGTTCACGTCCGGGGTTCAAGCAAAGACGGTCACAGTTGCGATTGCAGAAATTTCCGGTGGAAGAGAGACAAATTACGGGGTCATCGCCGCAGCTGGCGTCATCGCTGCCCTTCCACCGGTCTTCATCGGCCTCATCCTGCAAAGGGCCCTGATCTCTGGGCTTACCCAGGGCGGAGTCAAGGGATGA
- a CDS encoding Gfo/Idh/MocA family oxidoreductase — MSELRPPVEATLFPAMLVDHDVRSRETALKAANRKTHLLATHGIHTFDLMRFLLGDLTVAAAIMAVDGVDHSWHGIATTQAGAAASFEITASVHAEWTEGFQIYGSKGHISADIPFPFSRAASRVRIFRAEESSYEEPVFGDTDAYKLQVEAFAAAILGGRSVEPNARDGLKALEIVDTVNSLTAREEPDQRKSA; from the coding sequence ATGTCCGAGCTACGTCCGCCGGTCGAGGCGACGTTGTTTCCTGCAATGCTGGTGGATCACGACGTGCGAAGCCGGGAGACCGCATTAAAGGCCGCCAATCGCAAAACCCACCTTCTGGCGACGCATGGGATTCATACGTTCGATCTGATGCGCTTCCTCCTCGGCGACCTTACGGTCGCGGCTGCGATCATGGCCGTCGACGGCGTGGACCATTCTTGGCATGGCATCGCGACCACGCAGGCCGGTGCAGCGGCATCGTTCGAAATTACGGCGAGCGTTCACGCCGAATGGACCGAAGGCTTCCAGATTTATGGCAGCAAAGGGCATATCAGTGCGGACATTCCTTTCCCGTTCTCGCGCGCAGCCAGCCGCGTCCGTATTTTCCGGGCTGAGGAGTCCAGTTACGAGGAGCCCGTCTTCGGCGACACCGATGCCTATAAGCTTCAAGTTGAAGCCTTCGCAGCCGCAATCCTTGGCGGCCGGTCCGTCGAACCGAATGCGCGCGACGGCCTAAAGGCTCTTGAAATTGTCGACACCGTCAATTCGCTCACCGCTCGTGAAGAGCCCGACCAGCGCAAGAGTGCGTGA
- a CDS encoding carbohydrate kinase family protein has product MLKTISVIGNVAADIVSRAVDEWPAPGMEILVDSICFRTGGAAGTTAAVLASMGAPVQLHATIGDDTVGRTVKTSLAHVGVDLLGLKVTEEFPTTISLAFESDAKDRSFISARGHLEHFSFEDIDPSAYQADLVLLTGYFTTPALQTSTLRQLGLIKSSGSMSFFDPGSDQFGWSPAVLADLRSYLVVVDCFVPNAQELLAISGCSDIDDALEQVSKLCDGWLIAKLGKDGCAGMGPNGETFRHSIEPVPSADTTGAGDSFNAGLLFGLAKGMDWSEAARLGSRVATAVLRKRKDGRILSPQEALDFI; this is encoded by the coding sequence ATGCTGAAAACAATTTCTGTCATCGGCAACGTCGCGGCCGATATCGTCTCAAGAGCAGTTGACGAGTGGCCGGCACCCGGCATGGAGATACTGGTCGATTCCATCTGTTTCCGCACCGGCGGGGCAGCCGGAACGACGGCGGCGGTCTTGGCCTCCATGGGTGCGCCCGTCCAACTGCACGCGACGATCGGAGACGACACTGTCGGACGCACAGTGAAGACCAGCCTAGCGCACGTCGGGGTTGATCTCCTGGGCCTTAAAGTCACCGAAGAGTTTCCGACGACGATCTCGCTGGCATTCGAATCCGACGCCAAAGACCGAAGCTTTATATCAGCGCGCGGCCACCTCGAGCATTTTTCGTTCGAAGATATCGATCCCTCGGCTTACCAGGCCGATCTCGTGCTTCTGACGGGTTATTTCACGACGCCCGCTCTTCAAACCAGCACGCTGCGGCAACTCGGTCTGATCAAATCGTCCGGCTCTATGAGTTTCTTCGACCCGGGATCCGATCAGTTCGGCTGGTCTCCGGCGGTTTTGGCAGATTTGAGGTCTTATCTTGTGGTTGTCGACTGTTTCGTTCCCAATGCCCAGGAACTGCTTGCGATCAGCGGGTGCAGCGATATCGACGACGCATTGGAACAGGTCAGCAAGCTTTGTGACGGCTGGCTGATCGCGAAGCTTGGCAAGGACGGGTGTGCGGGCATGGGTCCGAATGGAGAAACCTTCCGCCATTCGATCGAGCCGGTCCCGTCCGCGGATACGACGGGCGCCGGCGACAGTTTCAATGCCGGGCTTTTGTTTGGGCTGGCGAAGGGCATGGACTGGTCCGAGGCGGCCCGGTTGGGCAGCCGCGTTGCAACTGCCGTGCTAAGAAAACGGAAGGATGGGAGAATCCTGTCTCCGCAGGAAGCGCTTGATTTCATTTGA
- a CDS encoding conjugal transfer protein TraG, with translation MVWAATQWTAWRLGFQPQLGTPWFELASLPIYPPPALLWWWYFYDAYAPHVFIEGGAIAASGGLIAIGAAVAMSIWRAREAKDVHTYGSARWAEREEIERAGLLGDDGVVLGRYDDAYLRHDGAEHVLCFAPTRSGKGVGLVVPTLLTWPGSAIVHDIKGENWELTAGFRARHGRVLLFDPTNPNSAAYNPLLEVRKGEWEVRDVQNVADVLVDPEGSLEKRNHWEKTSHSLLVGAILHVLYAEKDKTLAGVAAFLSDPRRPIESTLAAMMTTQHLGEKGPHPVIASAARELLNKSDNERSGVLSTAMSFLGLYRDPVVATVTRRCDWRIADIVGEDQPATLYLVVPPSDISRTKPLVRLVLNQIGRRLTEDLHARDRRHRVLMMLDEFPALGRLDFFESALAFMAGYGIKAFLIAQSLNQIEKAYGPNNSILDNCHVRASFATNDERTAKHVSDSLGTATEMRAMQNYAGHRLAPWLSHLMVSRSETARPLLTPGEVMQLPPDDEIVMVAGIAPIRTKKARYYEDMRLSQRVVPAPVSGKPGDRPLSADDWSNEAPIAVNDRTSERAHGAEAVLSDGAEGTDDTANAGLRREPGLEAHKEIVPEPASSPINEFDLDADEPERAALSARTLTRRMGQVARQASMDPNDGVEL, from the coding sequence ATGGTGTGGGCGGCGACGCAATGGACGGCTTGGCGGCTTGGTTTCCAGCCGCAGCTGGGAACGCCCTGGTTCGAGCTCGCCAGCCTGCCGATCTATCCGCCGCCGGCGCTTCTCTGGTGGTGGTACTTCTATGACGCCTACGCGCCACATGTGTTCATTGAAGGCGGAGCCATTGCCGCCTCCGGTGGTCTCATCGCAATTGGCGCCGCCGTCGCCATGTCGATCTGGCGCGCGCGCGAGGCGAAGGACGTGCATACCTACGGCTCCGCCCGCTGGGCCGAGCGCGAGGAGATCGAAAGGGCAGGACTGCTCGGCGATGACGGCGTCGTGCTCGGCCGCTATGACGACGCCTATCTTCGCCATGACGGCGCCGAGCACGTTCTGTGCTTTGCCCCAACCCGATCAGGCAAGGGCGTTGGTCTCGTGGTGCCGACCCTGCTGACCTGGCCGGGCTCGGCCATCGTCCACGATATCAAGGGCGAGAACTGGGAACTGACTGCCGGTTTCCGCGCCAGGCACGGCCGGGTGCTGCTGTTTGATCCGACGAACCCAAACTCGGCCGCCTACAATCCGCTGCTGGAGGTCCGAAAAGGAGAATGGGAGGTGAGGGACGTTCAGAACGTCGCCGATGTCCTGGTCGATCCCGAGGGCTCTCTGGAAAAGCGAAACCACTGGGAAAAGACCTCTCACTCGCTCTTGGTCGGTGCGATTCTGCATGTCCTCTATGCCGAGAAGGACAAGACTCTTGCCGGCGTCGCCGCTTTCCTCTCCGATCCGCGCCGTCCGATCGAGTCGACGCTCGCCGCGATGATGACGACGCAGCACCTTGGAGAGAAGGGACCGCACCCCGTGATCGCCAGCGCCGCCCGGGAGCTACTCAACAAGTCCGACAATGAGCGCTCCGGCGTATTGTCTACCGCTATGTCGTTCCTTGGGCTCTATCGGGATCCGGTCGTGGCCACGGTCACGCGCCGATGCGACTGGCGGATCGCCGACATCGTTGGGGAGGACCAGCCAGCCACGCTTTATCTGGTCGTGCCGCCCTCCGACATCTCGAGGACAAAGCCGCTGGTCCGTCTCGTGCTCAATCAGATCGGCCGGCGGCTGACCGAAGATCTACATGCGCGCGATCGCCGGCATCGCGTGCTTATGATGCTGGATGAATTTCCCGCGCTCGGCCGTCTCGACTTTTTCGAAAGCGCGCTCGCCTTCATGGCCGGCTATGGCATCAAGGCGTTTCTGATTGCCCAGAGCCTCAATCAGATCGAGAAGGCCTATGGTCCGAACAATTCGATTCTCGATAACTGCCATGTGCGGGCGAGCTTCGCCACCAATGATGAACGCACTGCCAAGCATGTGTCGGATTCGCTCGGCACCGCGACGGAAATGCGGGCGATGCAGAACTATGCGGGACACCGGCTGGCGCCGTGGTTGTCGCACCTAATGGTTTCCCGATCGGAGACGGCGCGGCCGCTGCTGACGCCGGGAGAAGTGATGCAGCTTCCGCCTGACGACGAAATTGTCATGGTGGCCGGCATCGCGCCCATCCGGACGAAGAAGGCGCGCTACTACGAGGACATGCGATTGAGCCAACGGGTGGTGCCCGCACCGGTGAGCGGCAAACCCGGCGATCGTCCGCTGTCCGCGGACGATTGGTCGAATGAGGCCCCAATAGCAGTGAACGATCGCACGAGTGAGCGCGCGCATGGCGCTGAAGCGGTTCTATCGGACGGTGCCGAGGGAACTGACGATACGGCGAATGCTGGCCTTCGGCGAGAGCCTGGCCTGGAGGCGCACAAGGAGATCGTTCCAGAGCCGGCATCGTCGCCGATCAATGAGTTCGACCTGGATGCCGACGAGCCCGAGCGGGCTGCTCTCTCGGCACGGACCCTGACGCGTCGCATGGGTCAGGTGGCACGCCAAGCTTCCATGGACCCTAACGACGGCGTGGAGCTTTGA
- a CDS encoding HAD-IA family hydrolase: MHSHPSTQLTKSFLCKAILFDMDGTLVDSTAVVERLWAEWCNKNGKSLQDVLALAHGRRDIDVIAEIAPELDVLQEAEDFLRREVTQLEGVLEVPGAAALLKRLPAHSWACVTSASRNLAVARMRAAGLPIPEVLISAEMVEAGKPSPEGYLKAASALGISAAECVIFEDAMAGIQAGINAHAVVIAVTSIPTGVFIKHQPRINNFNEITCTVLEDGGLELRLAQNSKS; the protein is encoded by the coding sequence TTGCATAGCCATCCCAGTACTCAGCTTACTAAAAGCTTCCTATGCAAAGCGATCCTCTTCGATATGGACGGGACTCTTGTCGACTCCACTGCCGTGGTTGAGAGACTGTGGGCAGAATGGTGCAACAAGAATGGTAAAAGCCTCCAAGATGTATTGGCGCTCGCTCACGGTCGTCGTGACATTGATGTAATAGCGGAAATCGCGCCGGAGCTCGACGTTCTTCAAGAAGCCGAAGACTTTCTCCGTCGGGAAGTCACGCAGCTTGAGGGCGTCCTAGAGGTCCCTGGCGCGGCCGCACTTCTGAAGCGGCTGCCCGCTCACAGTTGGGCTTGCGTGACTTCGGCATCCCGTAATCTGGCTGTTGCCAGAATGCGCGCCGCAGGGCTTCCTATACCGGAGGTACTCATTTCGGCAGAGATGGTCGAGGCGGGGAAGCCGTCGCCAGAGGGATATCTCAAGGCTGCGTCAGCGCTTGGCATCTCGGCGGCTGAGTGTGTTATTTTCGAGGATGCTATGGCTGGGATACAAGCCGGCATCAATGCCCACGCCGTTGTGATTGCAGTGACCTCGATACCGACAGGTGTTTTTATCAAGCATCAGCCACGGATTAATAACTTCAATGAGATCACCTGCACGGTTCTTGAAGATGGCGGCTTGGAGCTTAGGCTCGCCCAGAATAGTAAAAGTTGA